The following are encoded in a window of Scophthalmus maximus strain ysfricsl-2021 chromosome 6, ASM2237912v1, whole genome shotgun sequence genomic DNA:
- the LOC118309903 gene encoding amphoterin-induced protein 1-like — MGDSLCHSHRATRAVLRRRSLFTVLPFALLLPTVRVSGQSIGGPLDCRKSCVCASNIVSCSKTNLSNVPIALPKYTAVLDLSFNSITRLRAEWTPVKLSRLHTLVLSNNGLTFLSSEAFVSVTKLQYLDLSSNRLRLLDEFIFEPLEHLEVLLLYSNCISQIDRTAFSGLISLHKLYLSHNLISRFPLELVKERSRLETLRLLDVSSNRIKSLPLQELQSLPAWIKNGLYFHNNSLPCSCELYDMVARWNLKELSSATDFRSSHTCVLPGQQKEKIAILDLSKVNLNCSEVKVMEEEEAYLEQFLVLDCDAKQKDTTKSWALPGNIPLPKANTTAVMRPDGSLQIGPLRAEDTGVYTCYATSDSLKETLYVAVVVFNSTMSGGLENLKTAYTTLVACLVSIVMILIYLYLTPCRCACCPDHGLEKTNPMDSLHSSTVSISQANKETGQEGVEGRGFPYRHVGFSEIKDQLEQNGRLNPIGEEDEEWQGDSRERRRSDTESVSSVCSDTPMVV; from the coding sequence ATGGGGGACTCACTCTGCCATTCCCACCGTGCCACTAGAGCAGTGCTCAGGAGAAGGAGCCTGTTCACTGTTCTGCCTTTTGCTCTACTGTTACCAACGGTGagagtcagtggacagtcaaTCGGAGGCCCCCTGGACTGCCGCAAGTCTTGTGTGTGCGCCAGCAACATCGTCAGTTGTTCCAAGACAAATCTATCCAATGTTCCCATCGCTCTTCCGAAGTATACAGCCGTTCTGGACCTCAGCTTCAACTCCATCACCAGGCTACGTGCCGAGTGGACCCCCGTCAAACTCAGCCGGCTGCACACTCTGGTGCTCAGCAACAACGGCCTCACTTTTCTGTCCTCAGAGGcgtttgtgtctgtgacaaAGCTTCAATACCTGGACCTGTCCTCGAACCGCCTCCGCCTGCTGGACGAGTTCATCTTCGAGCCGCTGGAGCACCTGGAGGTGCTGCTGCTTTACAGCAACTGCATCTCCCAGATCGATCGCACCGCTTTCTCGGGCCTCATCAGTCTGCACAAGCTCTACCTGAGCCACAACCTGATCTCACGCTTTCCCCTGGAGCTGGTGAAGGAGCGGAGCCGGCTGGAAACTCTTAGACTGCTCGACGTTTCCTCAAACCGAATCAAATCGCTGCCCCTGCAAGAGCTGCAGTCGCTGCCCGCCTGGATCAAGAATGGCCTGTACTTCCACAACAACTCTCTGCCCTGCAGCTGTGAGCTGTATGATATGGTGGCACGCTGGAACCTCAAGGAGCTCAGCTCTGCCACCGACTTCAGGAGCAGCCACACTTGCGTGTTGCCAgggcagcagaaagagaaaattgCCATTCTGGATCTGAGCAAGGTCAATTTGAACTGCAGTGAGGTCAAAGttatggaggaggaagaagcctATCTAGAGCAGTTCCTGGTGCTGGACTGCGATGCCAAGCAGAAGGACACGACGAAGAGCTGGGCACTGCCTGGAAACATCCCGCTGCCTAAAGCAAACACGACTGCTGTAATGCGTCCTGACGGCAGCCTCCAGATTGGGCCGCTGAGGGCAGAAGACACAGGGGTCTACACCTGCTATGCCACAAGTGACTCCCTCAAAGAGACACTGTATGTAGCTGTAGTGGTGTTTAATTCCACCATGAGTGGTGGACTGGAGAACCTAAAAACGGCCTACACCACCCTTGTAGCATGTCTGGTCAGTATCGTTATGATTCTCATCTACCTCTATCTCACACCCTGCCGTTGCGCTTGTTGTCCAGATCATGGCCTGGAAAAGACCAACCCCATGGACAGCCTCCACTCCTCAACTGTCAGCATCTCTCAAGCCAACAAGGAGACAGGGCAAGAAGGGGTGGAAGGCAGAGGCTTCCCTTACAGACACGTGGGCTTCTCGGAAATCAAGGACCAGCTGGAGCAGAATGGGAGGTTGAATCCAATaggtgaggaagatgaggagtgGCAGGgggacagcagagagaggaggaggtctgacACAGAGTCGGTCAGTTCTGTGTGCTCGGATACCCCCATGGTGGTCTGA
- the LOC118309482 gene encoding RNA-binding protein 15-like, which yields MKGKERSPVKKRSRAPDDSRDRGASHPGGRKTLSTVGSANGNGSAQSAASSRRSLHGEKRDARDPDGHNSSGRTGGSYDHRVVPGNKPHVAADIAAEASRSAAAAAAASRSDPRPPSNPESEYKTLKISELGCQLNDEEIEDGLFHEFKKFGDVSVKISRENDERVAFVNFRRPDDARAAKHARGKLVLYDRPLKIETVYTNRRRSRSPVSKDTFPSGHRHLHAQRALSPTGLGYRDYRLQQLALGRLPAPPPPPPLPPPPHIRDLERERDFSMYEARNRPTFIPECTVFRDEDPIAPEEDQRANRTLFLGNLDISVTESDLRRAFDRFGVITEVDIKRAVRDQSNTYGFIKFENLDMAHRAKVVMSGKVVGHHPIKIGYGKPTPTTRLWVGGLGPWVPLAALAKEFDRFGTIRTIDYRKGEAWAYIQYESLDAAQAACTHMRGFPLGGPDRRLRVDFADTEHRYQQPQFLQLPLPLPHYDLVPEPFSHRLTDPVRLRERSPPLPARFRDRDLFSPAEWSGLGVPDRMRGAGFDPIDCLERRPRETWSIEQERELQSRDLSRRRRLLDDGWWPDRSPDGCDYGLRRHGGSLERSPGESRDGGRYSDPERLARTGRPSPVREQQNSLDKGCGDKRRRTLSPTVPGSLSDKDHKRKAIDSVKSPAKKDDRSERPSSKSNQQSKAAAGGGKLSQAWQGALLLKNSSFPTSLHLLDGDMAVASSLLVDGSTGGQVSQLKISQRLRLDQPKLDEVSRRIKATGSSGYAILLAVPGKDGEVQDAGSSAERPLKNLVSYLTQKDAAGIISLPVGGGRDKDHAGVLHAFPPCKFSQQFLDASAKAFAKSEDEYMVMILLRGAAS from the coding sequence ATGAAGGGGAAAGAGCGGTCGCCGGTGAAGAAACGCTCTCGGGCGCCAGACGACAGCAGGGACCGAGGAGCGAGCCACCCGGGCGGCAGGAAGACCCTGTCGACGGTCGGCAGCGCCAACGGCAACGGCTCTGCACAGAGCGCCGCTTCCTCCAGGAGAAGTCTACACGGCGAGAAGAGAGACGCGAGGGATCCAGACGGACACAACTCCTCCGGTCGCACCGGCGGCAGCTACGACCACCGAGTGGTTCCGGGGAACAAGCCGCACGTTGCCGCTGACATCGCCGCGGAAGCGTCGAGGtccgcagccgccgccgccgccgcctcgcgcAGCGACCCGCGGCCTCCGTCGAACCCCGAGAGTGAGTACAAGACCCTGAAGATAAGCGAGCTGGGCTGCCAGCTGAACGACGAGGAGATAGAGGACGGGCTGTTTCACGAGTTCAAGAAGTTCGGGGACGTGAGTGTTAAAATCAGCCGAGAGAACGACGAGAGGGTGGCGTTCGTGAACTTCAGGAGGCCGGACGACGCGCGGGCCGCCAAACACGCCCGCGGCAAGCTGGTGCTGTACGACCGGCCCCTGAAGATAGAGACCGTGTACACGAACAGACGGAGAAGCCGCTCCCCGGTTTCAAAAGACACGTTCCCCTCGGGGCACAGGCACCTCCACGCCCAGAGAGCCCTGTCTCCTACCGGTCTGGGGTACAGAGACTACCGGCTACAGCAGCTGGCTCTGGGCCgtctccccgctcctcctcctccgcctcctcttcctccgccacCTCACATCAGagatctggagagagagagagacttttccATGTATGAGGCCAGAAACCGGCCGACGTTCATCCCCGAGTGCACCGTCTTCCGTGACGAGGACCCGATAGCCCCCGAGGAGGACCAGAGAGCAAACAGGACTTTGTTTCTGGGCAATCTGGACATCAGTGTGACAGAGAGTGACCTGAGGAGGGCGTTCGACCGGTTCGGGGTGATAACAGAGGTGGACATTAAGCGGGCAGTGAGAGACCAGAGCAACACCTATGGATTCATCAAGTTCGAGAATCTGGACATGGCCCATCGCGCCAAAGTAGTGATGTCAGGGAAAGTGGTGGGCCACCACCCGATTAAAATCGGCTATGGTAAACCTACGCCCACGACCAGGCTGTGGGTGGGAGGACTCGGACCCTGGGTTCCTCTCGCCGCACTGGCCAAGGAGTTTGACCGTTTTGGCACCATCAGGACTATAGACTACAGGAAGGGTGAGGCTTGGGCTTACATCCAGTACGAAAGTCTGGACGCTGCTCAGGCTGCGTGCACTCACATGAGAGGCTTCCCTCTCGGCGGCCCCGACAGGAGACTCAGGGTGGACTTTGCCGACACAGAGCACCGCTACCAGCAGCCACAGTTCCTGCAGCTGCCCCTCCCCCTGCCGCACTATGACCTCGTCCCCGAGCCCTTCTCCCACCGCCTTACTGACCCGGTGAGATTGAGAGAGAGGTCCCCTCCACTTCCCGCCCGCTTCAGAGACAGAGATCTGTTCTCGCCGGCGGAATGGTCCGGGCTGGGTGTCCCCGACAGGATGCGAGGAGCAGGCTTTGATCCCATAGATTGTCTGGAGAGACGTCCACGTGAGACCTGGTCCATAGAGCAGGAGCGGGAGTTGCAAAGCCGAGATCTGAGCCGCAGAAGGAGACTCTTGGACGATGGCTGGTGGCCGGATCGTTCGCCCGACGGCTGCGATTATGGTCTGCGCCGGCATGGCGGCTCACTAGAACGAAGCCCCGGGGAGAGCAGGGATGGGGGACGCTACAGTGACCCCGAACGCCTGGCTCGCACAGGAAGACCCTCCCCTGTCAGAGAGCAGCAAAACAGTCTGGACAAGGGCTGTGGAGACAAAAGAAGGAGAACACTCAGCCCAACTGTGCCGGGCTCACTCTCAGATAAGGACCACAAACGCAAAGCCATTGACTCAGTTAAGAGCCCTGCAAAGAAGGACGATCGCTCCGAACGTCCTTCGTCAAAGTCTAACCAGCAGTCCAAggcggcagctggaggagggaagCTGAGTCAGGCCTGGCAGGGTGCCCTCCTGCTGAAGAACAGCAGCTTCCCCACATCGCTGCACCTGCTGGACGGGGACATGGCCGTGGCCTCCAGTCTTCTGGTGGACGGTTCCACGGGAGGTCAAGTGTCCCAGCTGAAGATCAGCCAGCGCCTGCGCCTGGACCAGCCCAAGTTGGATGAAGTATCTCGTCGCATCAAGGCCACGGGCTCCAGTGGATACGCCATCCTCCTGGCCGTGCCCGGAAAGGACGGCGAGGTCCAGGACGCCGGCAGCTCTGCAGAGAGGCCACTAAAGAACCTGGTCTCCTACCTGACGCAGAAGGACGCGGCGGGCATAATCAGCCTCCCTGTGGGGGGCGGCCGCGACAAGGACCACGCAGGAGTTCTTCACGCGTTCCCCCCATGCAAGTTCTCACAGCAGTTCTTGGATGCCTCTGCCAAAGCCTTTGCCAAATCTGAGGATGAGTACATGGTGATGATCCTTCTCAGAGGAGCagcatcatga